In a single window of the Salvelinus namaycush isolate Seneca chromosome 6, SaNama_1.0, whole genome shotgun sequence genome:
- the LOC120049758 gene encoding complement C1q-like protein 2, translated as MKMMMKRMATSWLVLLGYVCLAQEEEVLGPVVNVYTELKELRSLVGELSTKLHTAEADLKEQRAMVDKLNKEREEQPKVAFSAALLSSESKHHGPIDAETNLIFGKVLTNIGSAYNPITGVFTAPVRGVYYFRFSGNGFAGHDMGLSIFKDGQRMMSVYEYQSSGEQNDHASNGVTLQLEKGEVVNMRLWINTWVFIDGRYDYCSFSGFLLFPM; from the exons ATGAaaatgatgatgaagaggatggCTACTAGCTGGCTGGTCTTGCTGGGCTACGTGTGTCTGGCTCAAGAAGAGGAGGTCTTGGGTCCTGTGGTGAACGTCTACACTGAACTGAAGGAGCTTAGGTCTTTGGTGGGAGAGCTGAGTACTAAGCTCCATACAGCAGAGGCAGACCTGAAAGAGCAGAGAGCTATGGTGGATAAGCtgaataaagagagagaag AGCAACCCAAGGTAGCCTTCTCAGCAGCCTTGCTGTCGTCTGAAAGTAAACACCATGGGCCCATCGACGCAGAGACTAACCTCATTTTCGGAAAAGTCCTGACCAACATTGGCAGTGCATACAACCCAATCACAG GTGTCTTCACAGCTCCAGTGAGAGGGGTCTACTACTTCAGATTTTCTGGAAATGGCTTTGCAGGCCATGACATGGGTCTGAGCATATTCAAGGATGGCCAAAGGATGATGTCTGTGTACGAATACCAATCCAGTGGGGAACAGAATGACCATGCGTCCAATGGAGTCACACTGCAGTTGGAGAAGGGAGAAGTGGTCAACATGCGTCTCTGGATCAACACATGGGTCTTCATCGATGGGCGATATGACTACTGCTCATTCAGTGGCTTCCTGCTCTTTCCTATGTGA